GGTCTACGAGCACATCGGTGCAACCGCTTGCCGCATCCTGGTGCCGGACTACTCGGAAATCTACCCGGTGGACGACCTGATCTGGGACAACACCAACAAGGCGCTGTTCTTCCGCGAAGACATCCTCAACCTGCATCGCTTGAACGAAGAAGAACTCCAGTCGCTGGTCGAGCGTCTGGTCGAAAGCGAGCTGGATGACTACACCGACATCACCACGCTGATCGGCATCGAGTTCGATGACAACACCGTGTGGGGGCAACTGACGATTCTGGAACTGAAACTGCTGATCTGGCTCGCCCTGGGACAAATCGAGGAGGCTAAGGAAGCAGTGGAAATGTTCCTCCAGTACAACGACAACACCGTCGAGCGGGGGCTGTTCTATCAGGCCGTCAACGGGGTGCTGGAGATGCAACTGGACGAAGATCTGGAGCTGGCCGACTACGAAGCCAACTTCCGCCGCATGTTCGGCAACGAACGGATGGACGCCGCGATCGGCTCGGTGGACGGCAGCGTACGCTTCTACGGCTTGACGCCGACCAGCATGAAGCTGGAAGGACTCGACCGCCATCTGCGCCTGATCGACAGCTACAAGAAACTGCACGCGGCCCGGGCCAATGTGACGGCTTCGGTTCGCTGACAGCGCTGACAACAAAAAAGCACCTTCGGGTGCTTTTTTGTTTTTAAGATGGACGCCTGTCAGAGGGAGCGATGCAATGGATTTGAAGTTCAGTCATGTCGATGTACTGGTCAATAACCTCGAAGAAGCCTGCGCCTACTATGCGCAGATTCTGAAAGCCAGAATCTCCAGAACCCTCGTCTGGGAACGGGGTGGTCTGCACGTTCGCTACGCGGTTGCGCTGATCGGGCAGGAGCGTTTCATGCTGGTCCAGCCGTTGGCGGGCAACCTCAAGGAACTGCTGGACGCGTCGGGGGAGGGGATGATCTATCGCCACTGCTATTCGACACCGGACATCGAGAAGGCCTACGACGAACTGGTGATCGCCGGCGTGCAGCCCGAAGACGAAAACGGCCAGCCACTGGAACGCGCCAACCTGCAATCACCGTCCGGGACACGCATCATCTGGCTGCCCAAGCGCTTCGGGCATTTCTCTATCGAGATCCTCGAAGAGCAGACGCTGGAGGCTTTCATCGCATCGGCGTTTTCCTGAGTTTTTTAATGGGGACAGATTTATTTTTAAAATAAATCTGTCCCCTTTTGCATCCGATTGCCCGCCTGCTCCGTAAATTCATCACCCTCATTCGAAGGGTCGAAGAATTCAGGAGACACACCATGCACTCGCTCATCAAACGCATTGCCATCGCCTGCTTCACGCTGCTCTGCTTCGGTACGGGATCGATTTTTGCCGCCGATACTGTGATGGTAGGCGGTGCGGCCATGTACCCGAACAAGACCATCGTTGAAAACGCCGTCAACTCGAAGGACCACACGACCCTCGTTGCAGCGGTCAAGGCGGCCGGGCTGGTCGACACCCTCAACAGCAAGGGGCCGTTCACGGTCTTCGCGCCTACCAATGAAGCGTTCGCCAAATTGCCCGCTGGTACTGTCGATACGCTGGTCAAACCGGAGCACAAGGCCGATCTGACTACGATCCTCACCTATCACGTGGTTGCTGGCACTCACACGGCAAAACAGCTGATGGATGACGCCAAAATGCACGGCGGCAAAGTCATGCTCAAAACCGTTCAGGGCGAATCCCTGACCGTCATGCTGCACGACGGCAAGTTGTGGGTGGTGGACGCCAAAGGCGGGAAGGCTGCGATCACCATTGCGGACGTGATGCAGTCCAATGGCGTGATTCATGTAGTGGATACGGTGCTGATGCCGAAGTAGTCTTTTTATTGGGGACAGATTTATTTTTAAAATAAATCTGTCCCCAATAAGGGGCTTGGAATTGGCCAGTGTGCCCTTATAACAAGGGTTACCTCCAACATCCCCGAGGGGAAGGACAGACCATGACCAGCCAAACCGAAACTGCCATCCTCGCCGGCGGCTGCTTCTGGGGCATGCAAGATCTGTTGCGGCGCTATCCCGGCGTCCTGCAAACGCGCGTCGGTTACACCGGTGGCGATGTGCCGAATGCCACTTATCGCAATCATGGCAATCACGCCGAAGCCATCGAAATCGTCTTCGATCCGGCCGTTATCAGCTATCGGCAGATCCTTGAGTTCTTCTTTCAGATTCACGACCCGACCACGCCCAACCGTCAGGGCAATGACCTTGGCCCCAGCTATCGTTCAGCGATCTATTACCTGAATGACCAGCAACGTGACGTCGCTGAAGACACCGCCGCCGATGTCGAGGCCTCACGCCTATGGCCTGGACGAGTGGTGACTGAAATCGAACCGGCCGGGCCGTTCTGGGAGGCGGAGCCGGAGCACCAGGATTATCTGGAGCGTATTCCGAATGGCTACACCTGCCACTTCATCCGCCCGAACTGGAAGCTTCCGAAGCGCGGCTGAGGTTCAGTAGCTTTCAGTACGAAAGCGAAGGGAACAGGTCTGCTATCTGAAAAGTAGATCTGTTCCCTTTTTTAACCGAATTCCAGAAAGGTAGCTAAGCAAGTTAGCTATATGTTAGTTTCGCGTCCTCTTCACGACCAGCCCGGACCGATCCTGCACATGACGTCACCTTCATCACCGCCAAATCCAGCCGAAGACCCCCGCAACCTGCAGATCGCCAGTGATGTTGTCGGCCAACAGTTGCAACAGATCGCCATCCTGACGCGCAAGTCTGCCAGCCATCTGGGCGCGGTGCTGGGCATCAATCAGACGGACGTGGCGGCGCTTGAGCACTTGATCACTGACGGGCCTCTTCCGCCGACTGAACTTGCGACGCGCCTTTCAGTGACCACCGCCGGCATCACGCTGGTCATCGATCGGCTGGAACGCGCGGGGCATGTGGTCCGCGAGCGGCAGCTCAATGACAAGCGCCGGGTGTTGGTGTGTCCGGTTCCTGATTCGGTGGCGCAGGCGTATCGGCATATTGCGCCAATGCTCAATGGCCTGAGCGCCGTACTCGCAGCACTCGACGGCAAGGATCGCGCAGTGGTTGAAACATTCCTTGGTCAAGTGATCGAGGTCTACCGCACCACGTTGCCGGGCAGCGCTGTGGCCACGTCTGAAAGTCAGGACGCATGATGAACCCCAAAAAAGTACTGGTGACTGGTGCAAGCATCGCCGGACCTGCGCTGGCGTATTGGCTGTCCCGACAAGGCATGGACGTCACGGTGGTGGAGAGGGCGCCTGCGTTTCGCGATGGCGGACAGACCATTGACGTGCGGGGCGCCGGGCGTGAGGTCGTCCGGCGCATGGGTCTGGAAGATTTGATTCGGGCGAACACGACCCAGGAACAGGGCATCGCCTTCGTTGACCAGAACAACCGGACCAAGGCGTTTCTGGGTGTCGATGCATTCGATGGGAAGGGGCCGATAGCTGAGCTTGAGATTCTGCGGGGTGAACTCGCCAAATTATTGATCCAGCACAGCCAGGACCGTGTCCTGTACCGATTCGGCGATAGTGTTGAAGCCATGGAAGACGATGGCGAGCAGGTTCACGTGCGTTTCGAACAGGGTGGCAAGCAGGTTTACGATCTGGTGATCGTGGCTGAAGGGATTGGTTCGACGACCCGCAACCGGGTGTTCGGCAACGAGGTCCAGCGTCGTCCCCTCAATTTGTATACGGCTTATTTCACCGTGCCTCGACAGCCAAGCGATGGCCAGGTCATGCGCTGGCACAATATTCCTGGTGGTCGCTGTGTCTGTTTGCGGCCTGACAATCTGGGCACCACCCGCGCCTTTTTGTCTTTTCAGCAGGCACCGTGTGGATACGAAAAACTCGCGCAGGACGAACAGAAGTCCTTGCTCAGGCAAATATTCGCCGACGCCGGTTGGGAGACACCTCGCGTGCTGGCTGCGCTGGAGGATGCCACCGACCTGTATCTGGACGCGGTGGGGCAGGTGAAGATGCCCCGTTGGTCCAGGGGGCGCATCGCGCTGGTCGGGGACGCGGCTTATTGCGCATCGCCCATCAGCGGCATGGGCACCAGCCTGGGGCTGTGCGGCGCCTATGTGCTGGCCGGTGAACTGGGACGCCACGCTGACCACGCCGAGGCGTTCGCGGCCTACGAAAAACTGATGCGGCCATTTGTCGCCCAAGCCCAAAGCGTGCCTGGGTTTGCCCCCCGACTGGCATCGCCGCATTCGCGCCTTGGCATCGCCCTTGGTCACGCTGTATTGAGACTGGCGAGTGCGCCGGGGTTCAAGCGTCTGTTCGGGAAGCTCCTTTCGCCGAAGGCAGATGCTATCGAATTGCCGGAGTATGACGAGCCGCAGTGGGGGTA
The sequence above is a segment of the Pseudomonas sp. HS6 genome. Coding sequences within it:
- a CDS encoding VOC family protein, yielding MDLKFSHVDVLVNNLEEACAYYAQILKARISRTLVWERGGLHVRYAVALIGQERFMLVQPLAGNLKELLDASGEGMIYRHCYSTPDIEKAYDELVIAGVQPEDENGQPLERANLQSPSGTRIIWLPKRFGHFSIEILEEQTLEAFIASAFS
- a CDS encoding fasciclin domain-containing protein — encoded protein: MHSLIKRIAIACFTLLCFGTGSIFAADTVMVGGAAMYPNKTIVENAVNSKDHTTLVAAVKAAGLVDTLNSKGPFTVFAPTNEAFAKLPAGTVDTLVKPEHKADLTTILTYHVVAGTHTAKQLMDDAKMHGGKVMLKTVQGESLTVMLHDGKLWVVDAKGGKAAITIADVMQSNGVIHVVDTVLMPK
- the msrA gene encoding peptide-methionine (S)-S-oxide reductase MsrA; translation: MTSQTETAILAGGCFWGMQDLLRRYPGVLQTRVGYTGGDVPNATYRNHGNHAEAIEIVFDPAVISYRQILEFFFQIHDPTTPNRQGNDLGPSYRSAIYYLNDQQRDVAEDTAADVEASRLWPGRVVTEIEPAGPFWEAEPEHQDYLERIPNGYTCHFIRPNWKLPKRG
- a CDS encoding MarR family winged helix-turn-helix transcriptional regulator, yielding MTSPSSPPNPAEDPRNLQIASDVVGQQLQQIAILTRKSASHLGAVLGINQTDVAALEHLITDGPLPPTELATRLSVTTAGITLVIDRLERAGHVVRERQLNDKRRVLVCPVPDSVAQAYRHIAPMLNGLSAVLAALDGKDRAVVETFLGQVIEVYRTTLPGSAVATSESQDA
- a CDS encoding FAD-dependent monooxygenase; protein product: MNPKKVLVTGASIAGPALAYWLSRQGMDVTVVERAPAFRDGGQTIDVRGAGREVVRRMGLEDLIRANTTQEQGIAFVDQNNRTKAFLGVDAFDGKGPIAELEILRGELAKLLIQHSQDRVLYRFGDSVEAMEDDGEQVHVRFEQGGKQVYDLVIVAEGIGSTTRNRVFGNEVQRRPLNLYTAYFTVPRQPSDGQVMRWHNIPGGRCVCLRPDNLGTTRAFLSFQQAPCGYEKLAQDEQKSLLRQIFADAGWETPRVLAALEDATDLYLDAVGQVKMPRWSRGRIALVGDAAYCASPISGMGTSLGLCGAYVLAGELGRHADHAEAFAAYEKLMRPFVAQAQSVPGFAPRLASPHSRLGIALGHAVLRLASAPGFKRLFGKLLSPKADAIELPEYDEPQWG